In one Alnus glutinosa chromosome 14, dhAlnGlut1.1, whole genome shotgun sequence genomic region, the following are encoded:
- the LOC133856590 gene encoding zinc finger BED domain-containing protein RICESLEEPER 2-like, translated as MCLTAHFIDKNWVLTKRVLNFSFMPPPHNGISLCEKTYNLLEEWGIETKVFSITLDNASSNDVCVGLLRNQLNIKIALVCEGGFFHIRCCAHILNLIVQDGLKEIDSALQKIRDSVKYVRGSQMRKQNFLLAVNKMSLDNRKGLKQYVPTRWNSTYLMLETAIHYRSAFSYLEMIDSNYKHCPTAPEWEQATHICCFLAPFYHATCEFSGTKYPTANLYFPVIYDIYVTLKEEVESEDEYKRLMSTQMLSKFEKYWSEFSVVLAIAVALDPRYKLELVNFCYTRLYGVNNCREYCHVRDKMIYLFLEYGGSSSTSSSAISLDTRNVNSQASQPQVKAVKRTSATMKTDNC; from the exons atgtgtctcacagcacattttattgacaagaattgggttttaactaaaagggtgttaaacttttcattcatgcccccaccacataatggtatATCTTTGTGTGAAAAGACGTATAATTTGCTagaagagtgggggattgagaccaaggttttcagtataacattggataatgcttcttctaatgatgtttgtgttggtttattaagaaatcaattgaacATAAAGATAGCCCTTGTTTGTGAGGGCGGGTTTTTTCACATtcgttgttgtgcacacattcttaatttgatagttcaagatggtttgaaagagattGATAGTGCTCTTCAAAAGATCCGTGACAGTGTGAAGTATGttagaggatcacaaatgagaaaacaaaatttccttttggctgtgaataaaatgtcattggataatagaaaggggttaaaacaataTGTGCCAACCAGATGGAATtctacatatcttatgcttgagactgctattcattatcggagtgcttttagttatttagagaTGATTGACTCAAACTATAAGCATTGCCCTACTGCACCTGAGTGGGAACAAGCGActcatatatgttgttttttggCTCCTTTTTACCATGCTACATGTGAGTTTTCTGGTACCAAGTATCCCACAGCCAACCTCTACTTTCCTGTGATCTATGACATTTATGTAACCTTgaaggaagaagttgagagcgaagatgaatataagagattaatgtcaacacaaatgctctctaaatttgagaaatattggtcagaatttagtgTAGTATTGGCTATTGCAGTTGCGTTGGATCCTCGTTACAAGCTTGAACTTGTAAATTTCTGTTATACGAGGCTTTATGGAGTTAATAATTGTAGAGAGTATTGTCATGTTCGTGATAAAATGATCTATCTTTTTTTGGAGTACGGTGGTTCCTCATCTACATCTTCAAGTGCCATATCTCTTGATACAAGAAATGTTAATTCTCAAGCATCCCAACCACAAGTCAAGGCTGTCAAGCGGACTTCTGCAACGatgaag ACTGATAATTGCTGA